From the genome of Acetomicrobium thermoterrenum DSM 13490, one region includes:
- a CDS encoding hydrogenase maturation protease: MKTKTHVWGIGNSILGDDGVGIYVARMLKRLSPPGFEIVICESVPENFAPLLKRKKPKHLVIVDAAQMNLPPGCIRRLPLDESTGHSEMTHGISILPLLNYYDLSCLVTTIGIQPKTLDFSTELSTPLRKAAKKVAKIILRSKYDEIPFLTS; encoded by the coding sequence GTGAAGACAAAAACTCATGTTTGGGGAATTGGAAACAGCATATTGGGAGATGACGGTGTCGGTATTTATGTTGCCAGGATGCTAAAAAGGCTGTCTCCTCCGGGCTTTGAAATTGTAATATGCGAAAGCGTCCCCGAGAACTTCGCCCCATTGCTGAAAAGAAAAAAACCGAAACATCTAGTCATCGTCGATGCGGCACAGATGAACTTGCCTCCTGGATGCATACGAAGGCTTCCCCTCGATGAGTCGACGGGGCACTCCGAAATGACTCACGGAATATCCATTTTACCTTTGCTAAATTACTATGACTTGAGCTGTTTAGTAACTACGATAGGAATACAACCGAAAACCTTAGACTTTTCCACCGAACTTTCGACTCCGCTACGCAAAGCTGCAAAAAAAGTTGCCAAAATCATCCTCAGGTCCAAGTACGACGAAATACCTTTTCTTACCAGCTAA
- the thrC gene encoding threonine synthase, with protein MVCLLKRYAEFFPLTPNTPLLSIGEGDTPLVELCNLGAKLEIELFAKFEGLNPTGSFKDRGMVLAVSKAVEEGSSGIICASTGNTSASAAAYAAKAGIKCHVILPSGKVAKGKLAQALIYDANVLALRGNFDVALEMVRKIADNLGLKIVNSVNPYRLWGQRSGAWEVCDEIGAPDWCVLPVGNAGNITAYWTGFFQYMKKGLIGSIPKMVGIQAQGAAPLVKGFPVPEPETIATAIRIGNPVNAKKALAAVRNSNGMFLSVSDEEILNAQKELARKEGIFAEPASCATLAGLYKLKKEGKLPKNIRVVMVLTGNGLKDPQIVDRVTSSPREIEAKYDVLKEAILSC; from the coding sequence ATGGTTTGCTTATTGAAAAGATATGCCGAGTTTTTTCCCCTTACCCCAAATACGCCCCTTCTATCTATAGGAGAGGGAGATACGCCCCTGGTCGAGCTTTGTAATTTGGGAGCTAAACTAGAAATAGAGCTTTTCGCTAAATTTGAAGGATTAAATCCCACGGGCTCTTTTAAGGATCGGGGCATGGTGTTGGCCGTTTCTAAGGCGGTAGAAGAGGGCTCGTCAGGCATCATATGTGCTTCGACAGGCAATACCTCGGCGTCGGCAGCGGCATATGCGGCCAAGGCGGGGATAAAATGCCACGTGATCCTTCCTTCCGGCAAGGTGGCAAAAGGTAAGCTCGCCCAGGCGTTGATATATGACGCCAACGTTTTGGCCCTGCGGGGAAATTTCGATGTAGCCCTCGAGATGGTCCGCAAGATTGCCGATAATTTGGGCTTAAAGATAGTCAACTCCGTAAATCCCTACAGATTGTGGGGGCAAAGAAGCGGCGCCTGGGAAGTTTGCGATGAAATCGGTGCTCCCGACTGGTGCGTCTTGCCCGTCGGCAATGCGGGCAACATCACTGCCTACTGGACGGGTTTCTTTCAGTATATGAAAAAAGGTTTAATCGGATCGATACCGAAAATGGTGGGCATACAAGCCCAGGGAGCTGCTCCCCTTGTGAAGGGCTTTCCCGTTCCCGAACCTGAGACAATAGCGACGGCGATACGGATCGGCAATCCCGTCAATGCAAAAAAAGCTTTAGCTGCCGTTAGAAACAGCAACGGTATGTTTTTATCCGTTTCAGACGAGGAGATCTTAAATGCCCAGAAAGAGCTTGCCCGGAAAGAGGGTATTTTTGCCGAGCCTGCATCTTGTGCCACGCTGGCCGGTCTTTATAAATTGAAAAAAGAGGGGAAATTGCCCAAGAACATCAGGGTTGTCATGGTTTTGACGGGCAATGGCTTGAAAGACCCTCAAATTGTGGATCGAGTAACGTCCTCGCCCAGAGAGATAGAGGCAAAATATGATGTTTTAAAGGAGGCGATCCTTTCGTGTTGA
- a CDS encoding tRNA (adenine-N1)-methyltransferase yields MIDSGSLVFLSSAEKKDTFLISLEEGGKLETRLGVISHEDVMRAGFGGRVRSHNGNLFYITKPSLGEYLRRIKRRTQIVFPKEAGYILLQLDVKPGARVLECGTGSGGMTSVFAHFVGDEGRVYSYDERGEFVELARRNCKRWKVDHRVEFKTRNISEGFDEVNVDALFLDLPDPWNYLNQARNALALGRRMGALLPTFNQIERFLRALQEKGFIDVEVIEIFHRNLKTDPNRIRPEDRMIGHTGYLIFATSVIDFDGGV; encoded by the coding sequence ATGATCGATAGCGGAAGTCTAGTTTTTCTTTCCTCTGCCGAAAAGAAGGACACATTTTTGATTTCCCTTGAAGAGGGGGGAAAGCTTGAAACGCGATTGGGCGTTATCTCACACGAGGACGTTATGCGAGCCGGTTTTGGGGGCAGGGTCAGATCGCACAACGGAAATCTCTTCTACATTACCAAACCCTCATTGGGGGAGTATTTACGAAGGATAAAGCGCAGGACCCAGATAGTTTTTCCCAAGGAAGCGGGCTATATATTGCTTCAGCTGGATGTAAAACCGGGTGCAAGAGTCTTGGAGTGCGGTACAGGTTCGGGAGGGATGACCAGTGTCTTCGCACATTTCGTTGGGGACGAAGGTCGAGTCTACTCCTACGACGAGCGTGGTGAATTTGTTGAGCTAGCACGCCGAAACTGTAAGAGATGGAAAGTTGACCACAGGGTAGAATTCAAGACAAGAAACATATCGGAAGGTTTTGATGAAGTCAATGTGGATGCCCTTTTCCTAGATTTACCCGATCCATGGAATTATCTTAACCAGGCAAGAAACGCTCTCGCCCTGGGTCGCAGGATGGGGGCTTTGCTTCCCACTTTCAACCAAATAGAGAGGTTTTTGAGGGCTTTGCAAGAAAAGGGTTTCATCGATGTCGAAGTAATCGAGATATTTCACAGGAACCTTAAGACTGATCCAAACAGGATAAGGCCGGAAGATCGAATGATAGGACATACGGGGTATCTCATTTTTGCAACATCTGTGATTGATTTCGATGGCGGTGTCTAA
- a CDS encoding AIR synthase-related protein: MTKGFSISVGKVPPHLLQPLLKGLRGLHRDEVLVGPQIGEDAAVVGWPAGAFLMATSDPIVGAVKGAGNLLVNVNANDIASKGGDPAYMLVVLILPATMTLDDATSLMKEVNEEAKKIGVAVIGGHTEFSDRYEHPIMVGTMLGIGYRVLRASSIRPGDVLLLTKHVGLEGMTILANDREDLLADFLSPSEIEEVKGWASMLSVLPEARLLRDLAAFMHDPTEGGVMGGISEIVSLTSLKVKLNTDAFPLHPITKKVSVALGFDPFYLISSGVLLAVLSPDKVEIAQERLRKAGICCSVVGSFECEGLGAQNFMAKEELWRMLSL, translated from the coding sequence TTGACCAAAGGCTTTTCAATATCGGTAGGAAAGGTTCCTCCTCATTTACTGCAACCCCTTTTGAAAGGTTTGCGGGGATTACATAGAGATGAGGTACTAGTAGGACCTCAAATTGGCGAAGACGCGGCGGTCGTAGGGTGGCCTGCCGGCGCTTTTTTGATGGCCACCTCCGATCCAATAGTCGGTGCCGTGAAGGGGGCTGGCAATCTGTTGGTGAACGTAAATGCCAACGATATAGCCTCCAAGGGCGGTGATCCGGCTTATATGTTGGTTGTCTTAATTTTGCCCGCTACCATGACTTTAGACGATGCAACTTCTCTTATGAAAGAAGTAAACGAAGAGGCAAAAAAAATTGGAGTAGCCGTTATAGGCGGACATACGGAGTTTTCTGATCGTTACGAACATCCCATTATGGTCGGCACCATGCTTGGTATAGGTTATAGGGTATTGAGAGCAAGCTCGATAAGGCCGGGAGATGTCCTGCTCTTAACAAAACACGTTGGCTTGGAGGGAATGACGATCCTTGCAAACGACAGGGAGGATTTGCTTGCCGACTTCCTTTCTCCATCTGAGATTGAAGAAGTGAAGGGATGGGCTTCAATGCTGTCGGTCCTTCCTGAGGCGAGGTTGTTGAGGGATCTTGCGGCTTTTATGCACGATCCTACCGAAGGGGGAGTCATGGGCGGAATATCGGAAATAGTTTCGTTGACCTCTCTCAAGGTAAAGTTGAATACAGATGCCTTCCCGTTGCATCCTATAACAAAAAAGGTATCCGTTGCCTTGGGTTTTGACCCCTTCTATTTGATTTCCTCGGGGGTGCTTTTGGCTGTCCTTTCGCCCGATAAAGTCGAAATAGCACAGGAACGCTTGAGGAAGGCCGGAATTTGTTGCTCTGTAGTGGGATCTTTTGAGTGCGAGGGCTTGGGTGCCCAGAATTTTATGGCGAAGGAAGAGCTCTGGAGAATGTTAAGTCTTTGA
- a CDS encoding aspartate kinase, with translation MSRPFVVLKFGGSSLATVDRIRNVAVRVKNDYLDRGLKVSVVVSAMGKTTDGLIDLAQRTSNVLNGRELDQLLVTGEQQSAALLAMAIEELGFRVKSFNGAQAGISATGYHMEGRIADVNPERVLSWLEGEGEVAVVTGFQGINEAGDFVTLGRGGSDLSAVALAVALKSSFCHIYTDVDGVYTADPKIVSTARKLTYISYEECIEMAALGAKVLQARSVEFASLYDMPIYVSSSILEGEGTWVKEKTIKEGLAIKAVVHDKNIAKIAVLGVPDVPGIAAGLFSKLADRGVGVEMIIQSVMRGDVNDIAFLVKETLLGEAIEVCGDYAREIDAQGVTYDAEVGRVSIVGVGLSLHPEIPAEMFSVLSGEGINIDMISSTSNSITCVISSSMIDRAVSALHRHFLEGEK, from the coding sequence ATGTCCCGCCCTTTCGTAGTGTTGAAATTTGGTGGAAGTTCCCTGGCTACCGTCGACAGGATCCGTAATGTGGCGGTTCGAGTGAAAAACGACTACTTGGATCGAGGCCTTAAAGTCTCAGTTGTCGTTTCGGCCATGGGAAAGACAACGGATGGGTTAATAGATCTCGCACAAAGAACCTCCAATGTTTTAAACGGCAGGGAATTGGATCAGCTTCTCGTCACGGGCGAACAGCAGAGCGCTGCATTGTTGGCGATGGCCATAGAGGAGCTTGGCTTCAGGGTAAAGTCCTTCAATGGCGCTCAAGCAGGTATCTCGGCGACGGGCTACCATATGGAAGGCAGGATTGCTGATGTAAACCCTGAGAGGGTGCTTTCCTGGCTGGAAGGAGAGGGAGAAGTAGCGGTTGTAACGGGCTTCCAGGGGATTAACGAAGCCGGAGATTTCGTGACCTTGGGAAGGGGCGGTTCAGATCTGTCTGCGGTGGCTTTGGCAGTTGCCCTGAAGAGCAGCTTTTGCCATATATACACAGATGTTGACGGGGTTTACACAGCGGATCCGAAAATTGTTTCGACTGCGAGGAAATTAACGTACATTTCCTACGAGGAGTGCATAGAAATGGCTGCCCTCGGCGCGAAGGTCCTTCAGGCAAGAAGCGTTGAATTCGCGTCTTTATACGACATGCCCATTTATGTGAGTTCCAGCATATTGGAAGGGGAGGGAACGTGGGTGAAAGAAAAGACAATTAAGGAAGGTCTCGCTATAAAAGCTGTTGTTCATGATAAAAATATTGCTAAAATAGCTGTGCTGGGAGTGCCCGATGTCCCCGGAATAGCTGCCGGTTTGTTCAGCAAACTGGCAGACAGGGGGGTCGGAGTGGAGATGATAATACAAAGTGTTATGCGGGGAGACGTTAACGATATCGCTTTTCTGGTCAAGGAGACGCTCTTGGGAGAGGCCATCGAAGTATGCGGAGATTATGCCCGCGAGATCGATGCTCAGGGGGTTACCTACGATGCTGAGGTTGGAAGGGTGTCCATAGTCGGGGTAGGGTTGTCCCTTCATCCGGAAATACCTGCCGAGATGTTTTCGGTTTTATCCGGGGAGGGCATTAACATAGATATGATTTCATCCACTTCCAACTCGATAACCTGTGTAATTTCTTCGTCGATGATAGATAGGGCTGTATCTGCTTTGCACAGACATTTCTTGGAAGGAGAAAAGTAA
- a CDS encoding LptA/OstA family protein, whose amino-acid sequence MRANKALGLLAIFLSLMLFSDPHLCLGEEKRATTEIILLSDELYYDPGTGKVTAKGNVEVTREDLIVKAPFAEGFINTEEFRFWDQVVASWPSQEATLTCLELQISKTQGGTLLRSVGNSHLVRGKEDDIRSNELEWLQGEKIYYSATGDVDAQFGQMTIVAEKVVREGENFKADKVRRFVDRGRGLRVSALEVTGKIKDEMIEELLASGSVVIDHEPKEGEKTHITGQRARYIKSKGVLEVTGDARAVQEGRTIEAENIIYHVDDKHIEALGRPKVTVEVKEE is encoded by the coding sequence ATGAGGGCGAACAAGGCTTTAGGCCTTCTTGCGATTTTTCTTTCCCTAATGCTCTTTTCTGATCCTCATCTTTGTTTGGGAGAGGAAAAAAGGGCTACAACGGAAATTATATTGCTTTCCGACGAGCTTTATTACGATCCCGGCACGGGCAAGGTGACTGCCAAGGGAAACGTGGAAGTTACCAGAGAAGACCTGATAGTAAAGGCTCCCTTTGCAGAAGGGTTTATAAATACAGAGGAATTTAGGTTTTGGGACCAGGTCGTCGCCTCTTGGCCTTCCCAAGAGGCGACATTGACCTGCCTTGAGCTTCAGATAAGCAAAACTCAAGGGGGGACTTTGCTGCGCTCTGTCGGCAACAGCCATCTGGTGCGCGGCAAGGAAGACGACATACGCTCAAATGAGCTGGAATGGCTGCAGGGTGAGAAGATTTATTACAGCGCTACGGGAGATGTCGATGCCCAATTCGGTCAAATGACCATAGTGGCGGAAAAGGTGGTAAGAGAAGGGGAGAATTTCAAGGCCGATAAGGTCCGCCGCTTTGTCGACAGGGGGCGCGGCCTTCGCGTGAGTGCCCTCGAGGTTACGGGGAAAATAAAAGACGAGATGATAGAGGAACTGCTAGCGAGCGGAAGCGTAGTGATAGATCATGAGCCCAAAGAGGGAGAAAAGACTCACATAACAGGTCAAAGGGCCCGCTATATAAAAAGTAAGGGGGTTTTAGAAGTTACCGGCGATGCCAGAGCAGTTCAGGAGGGAAGGACTATAGAGGCGGAAAATATAATTTATCACGTGGACGACAAGCACATAGAGGCCTTGGGCAGGCCTAAAGTTACAGTGGAAGTCAAGGAGGAATAA
- the rd gene encoding rubredoxin, translated as MMKYVCTVCGYVYDPAQGDPDSGISPGTAFDDLPDDWVCPVCGVGKDMFEPAE; from the coding sequence ATCATGAAATACGTTTGTACGGTTTGCGGTTATGTTTACGATCCAGCTCAGGGCGATCCGGATTCGGGAATTTCTCCTGGTACTGCTTTTGACGATTTGCCCGACGATTGGGTATGTCCCGTCTGTGGAGTAGGAAAGGATATGTTCGAACCGGCGGAATAA
- the lptB gene encoding LPS export ABC transporter ATP-binding protein: protein MADLLSVVKLEKSFKQRKVVSGVSFEVRRGEIVGLLGPNGAGKTTSFYMIVGLLYPDGGKVYLDDVEITSFPMHNRARLGLGYLPQEPSVFRSLTVEENLRLVLEEQDLGVEEVEERVSRLTKEFGLEKIVDVRGQSLSGGERRRVEIARTLAIEPDFLMLDEPFSGIDPIAVYDIQQLIVGLRRRGYGIILTDHNVRETLAITDRTCLIHEGQILVEGPPDMVARSDIARKYYLGERFSW, encoded by the coding sequence ATGGCCGATTTGCTTTCTGTTGTTAAATTAGAAAAATCCTTCAAACAGAGGAAGGTAGTATCGGGCGTTTCCTTTGAGGTCAGAAGAGGAGAGATAGTCGGCCTCCTGGGGCCGAACGGAGCTGGCAAGACTACTTCCTTTTACATGATCGTCGGCTTGCTTTATCCCGATGGAGGAAAAGTTTATCTCGATGATGTTGAGATTACATCTTTTCCCATGCATAACCGTGCCAGGTTGGGTTTGGGCTATTTGCCCCAGGAACCCTCGGTCTTCAGATCTTTGACCGTTGAAGAAAACCTCCGCCTGGTGTTGGAGGAGCAGGATTTAGGGGTGGAAGAAGTCGAAGAAAGGGTATCCCGTCTCACGAAAGAATTTGGTCTGGAAAAGATCGTAGATGTGAGGGGACAATCTTTAAGCGGTGGCGAGAGAAGAAGGGTGGAAATTGCCCGCACGTTGGCAATAGAGCCGGATTTTTTGATGCTTGACGAGCCCTTCAGCGGTATCGATCCCATTGCCGTTTACGATATTCAACAGCTCATCGTTGGTTTGAGGCGAAGAGGATATGGAATAATCCTCACGGATCATAATGTCCGCGAGACACTGGCCATAACCGACAGGACCTGTTTGATTCACGAAGGACAAATCTTGGTAGAAGGCCCTCCTGATATGGTGGCAAGGAGCGACATAGCAAGAAAATACTACCTTGGAGAGAGATTTAGCTGGTAA
- a CDS encoding epoxyqueuosine reductase QueH — MRILLQLCCAPDGTVPLDILLCEGNEVICFFYGHNIHPREEYERRLCAARQLAEFFRVTLVVPPYDPDRWLWSTRSLAKEPEGGRRCLLCYGLQIEAAVFLAKDLKCDACATTLTISPHKDPESINAIGRRMSLRVGLQWIDRIWRKGGGFVESVAKSKEMGLYRQRYCGCVYSIQHREVSVR, encoded by the coding sequence ATGAGAATTCTATTGCAACTTTGCTGTGCCCCAGATGGCACCGTACCTCTGGACATATTGCTTTGCGAAGGCAATGAGGTTATTTGTTTCTTTTACGGGCATAACATACACCCCCGAGAGGAGTACGAAAGACGTCTTTGCGCCGCAAGGCAATTGGCCGAATTTTTTCGTGTTACCCTAGTAGTTCCACCCTACGACCCGGATCGTTGGCTGTGGAGTACCAGAAGTCTGGCGAAAGAACCCGAAGGCGGCAGAAGGTGTCTGTTGTGTTACGGTTTACAGATCGAGGCCGCCGTATTTTTGGCTAAAGACTTGAAGTGCGACGCCTGTGCCACGACCCTTACGATAAGCCCCCATAAGGATCCTGAGTCGATCAATGCAATTGGGAGGCGCATGTCTCTAAGGGTGGGCCTTCAATGGATAGATCGCATTTGGAGGAAGGGCGGAGGGTTCGTCGAATCCGTCGCAAAAAGTAAAGAAATGGGATTATACAGACAACGTTATTGCGGTTGCGTATATAGCATACAGCATCGGGAGGTGAGTGTGCGTTGA
- a CDS encoding transketolase gives MRDTLLALAHFPKDKLDKVDTEAFLIAAKKCRGWVLTMTTAANSGHPGGSMSSMEMYLVTYAVSNLRRERVEETDRDYVVISHGHTAPAAYSALAYLGFFDPLELLGNFRRTGSPFQGHVERSVPGIDWGSGNLGQGLAAGVGYALAQKKRRGEGHVFVLMGDGEQTKGQVSEARRIAAKEGLDNVTALVDFNHIQISGFVEDVMPVQYKRLWEIDGWQVYECDGHDPSDIYSALRKAYEDDGPSVVFCNTVMGKGVSFMEGIPDYHGKALNKEQYLRAMEELGEDPSILEEALRVRRGPLPEGRRVSVSAPSIQTGHPFTYSRETKTDNRSAFGKALANIGELNYKEGSSSTPILVFDCDLASSVKVDEFANKCPEWFVETGIQEHATATVSGAASCGGVIALWADFGVFGLTEVYNQQRLNDINKTNLKLFLTHVGLDVGEDGMTHQCIDYCGLLRNLFGWKLTVPIDPNQTDRITRWALSEAGNICVAMGRSKVPILTREGEDTPFYGENYVFRYGAIDLIRDGRHASVFAMGHMVYRAVQARELLEKHGLSLRVYGVSCPLSIDEKAIEEAAELGPIFTFEDHHAGTGLGREIVSKVQSLGLRCRVKPLGVWRYGDSGPFDEVFEAMGLSSKALAECVLKELEK, from the coding sequence GGCCAATAGCGGTCACCCGGGCGGCTCCATGTCGAGCATGGAGATGTATTTGGTGACCTATGCCGTTTCTAACCTCAGAAGAGAAAGGGTAGAGGAAACAGATAGAGATTACGTCGTGATCAGTCATGGCCATACGGCACCGGCAGCCTATTCTGCTCTTGCCTATCTGGGCTTTTTCGATCCTTTGGAACTTTTGGGCAATTTTCGCAGGACCGGCAGTCCCTTTCAAGGTCATGTGGAAAGATCTGTCCCCGGCATAGACTGGGGAAGCGGGAATTTAGGCCAGGGCCTTGCGGCAGGAGTCGGCTACGCTTTAGCTCAGAAAAAGAGAAGAGGGGAAGGACACGTCTTCGTACTGATGGGTGATGGCGAGCAGACGAAGGGGCAGGTATCCGAGGCTCGCAGGATAGCGGCAAAGGAGGGCTTAGACAACGTAACGGCCCTAGTAGATTTCAATCACATTCAAATTAGCGGTTTCGTTGAGGATGTTATGCCCGTTCAATACAAAAGGCTTTGGGAAATTGACGGTTGGCAGGTTTACGAGTGCGATGGGCACGATCCATCTGATATCTATAGCGCTTTGAGAAAAGCTTACGAGGACGATGGGCCAAGCGTCGTCTTCTGTAATACGGTGATGGGCAAGGGTGTATCCTTTATGGAGGGTATTCCAGATTATCATGGCAAAGCACTTAACAAAGAACAATATCTTAGGGCCATGGAAGAGCTGGGGGAGGATCCATCGATTTTGGAAGAGGCCTTAAGGGTGCGAAGAGGCCCCTTGCCGGAAGGTCGAAGGGTTTCTGTGAGTGCTCCTTCCATACAAACAGGACATCCCTTTACTTATTCCCGAGAGACCAAGACGGATAACAGGAGCGCCTTTGGAAAGGCTTTGGCGAATATTGGTGAACTTAATTACAAAGAGGGCTCTTCTTCGACACCAATACTTGTCTTTGACTGCGACCTGGCCTCATCTGTGAAAGTGGACGAATTTGCAAATAAGTGTCCCGAATGGTTCGTAGAAACCGGCATTCAAGAACATGCCACTGCAACGGTTTCCGGAGCGGCCTCTTGCGGGGGTGTCATTGCCCTTTGGGCTGACTTCGGGGTCTTTGGTCTTACCGAAGTATATAATCAACAGCGCTTGAACGACATCAATAAAACTAATTTGAAGCTCTTTTTGACGCATGTGGGTTTGGATGTTGGTGAAGACGGAATGACTCATCAATGCATAGATTATTGTGGGTTGTTGCGCAACCTTTTCGGATGGAAGCTGACAGTTCCCATCGATCCGAATCAGACCGACAGGATAACGAGGTGGGCTCTTTCCGAAGCGGGGAACATATGCGTTGCCATGGGCAGGAGCAAAGTGCCCATCCTTACCAGAGAAGGGGAGGACACTCCCTTTTATGGAGAGAACTATGTTTTCAGATATGGCGCCATAGACCTGATAAGGGATGGTCGTCACGCATCCGTTTTTGCTATGGGGCATATGGTATATAGAGCGGTTCAGGCCAGAGAATTGCTCGAGAAGCATGGTCTTTCCCTGAGGGTTTATGGGGTTTCCTGCCCGTTGTCAATAGACGAAAAGGCTATTGAGGAAGCGGCCGAATTGGGACCCATATTCACATTCGAAGACCATCACGCAGGGACAGGATTAGGCCGGGAAATCGTCTCTAAGGTGCAGAGCTTGGGGCTGCGCTGCAGGGTTAAGCCCTTGGGCGTTTGGCGATACGGCGATTCCGGACCATTTGACGAAGTCTTTGAAGCCATGGGCTTGTCCTCGAAAGCCTTGGCCGAATGTGTCCTCAAAGAGTTGGAAAAGTAA
- a CDS encoding aspartate-semialdehyde dehydrogenase, whose translation MRIAILGATGLVGQEMIKTLEDRNFPVTEFIPLASSKSAGRVVEFRGSQFEVKEVSQDVFEGVEIALFSAGADASKKWAPIAVSNGAVVIDNSSAWRMDPEVPLVVPEVNPQDIRQHRGIIANPNCATIQALVALAPLHRRFRLEYFSAVTFQSVSGTGKEALAELDDSISSILKGNTFEPHVYPLPIGFNVLPHIGDIDETGVSEEEWKMLNESRKILHHHRLQVSCTTVRVPVRRGHSEAIVAQFEDQVTLEEAYALLSDASGVVVMSENKYITPLQAAESDFVYVGRLRYDMGLPRALSMWVVSDNLRKGAALNAVQIAELLVSDLGALK comes from the coding sequence ATGAGGATAGCAATTTTAGGAGCAACAGGTCTGGTAGGACAAGAGATGATAAAGACTCTGGAGGACAGAAATTTTCCGGTTACGGAATTCATACCTCTGGCCTCCAGCAAGTCAGCTGGCAGGGTCGTCGAGTTTCGCGGAAGCCAGTTTGAGGTAAAAGAAGTGTCACAGGATGTTTTTGAAGGAGTGGAAATAGCGCTTTTTTCGGCCGGAGCCGATGCATCTAAAAAGTGGGCTCCCATAGCCGTTTCTAATGGTGCCGTTGTGATAGACAACAGCTCCGCATGGAGAATGGATCCGGAGGTTCCTCTCGTTGTCCCTGAGGTAAATCCCCAAGACATAAGGCAGCACAGAGGAATAATAGCCAATCCTAACTGTGCCACCATTCAAGCTCTTGTAGCCCTGGCTCCTCTTCATAGGAGGTTTCGTCTGGAGTATTTTTCGGCCGTTACTTTTCAATCGGTATCGGGGACAGGAAAGGAAGCCCTGGCAGAGCTCGACGATAGCATCTCTTCAATTTTGAAGGGAAACACCTTTGAACCCCATGTTTATCCTTTGCCCATAGGATTTAACGTCTTGCCTCACATTGGGGATATCGACGAGACGGGCGTTTCCGAAGAAGAGTGGAAAATGTTGAACGAGTCAAGAAAGATATTGCACCACCATAGATTGCAGGTTAGTTGTACTACAGTGAGGGTGCCCGTAAGGCGTGGACATTCTGAGGCCATCGTGGCACAATTTGAGGATCAGGTGACGCTCGAGGAGGCATACGCCTTGCTCTCCGATGCTTCCGGCGTTGTCGTAATGTCGGAAAATAAATACATAACTCCCTTGCAGGCTGCAGAAAGCGATTTTGTCTATGTAGGTCGTTTGAGGTATGATATGGGATTGCCCAGGGCCTTGTCCATGTGGGTCGTATCCGATAATTTAAGAAAGGGAGCAGCGTTAAACGCGGTGCAGATAGCTGAACTTCTTGTCTCCGATTTAGGGGCTTTAAAATAA
- the thrB gene encoding homoserine kinase, whose product MLTVIVPASSANIGSGFDSFGVALSLYNKYHLLGLLPAKRYDIDTVGEGGKGLASPESNLLIRSYEAAMKRFDVPLVGLKLRSYNAIPLARGLGSSASAVVGGVMLANVIGKINLPKEKLLPIMVELEGHPDNVVPSCIGGFVISSWDDKDVKFVQLPPFREKVKVVVAVPDVTVDTKQAREVLPRDVSLQDAVFNLSRAALFAASWMTGKLENLPWAMEDKLHQPYRAKLFPGGEEILERVKSAPGCLGAAISGSGPSVLAFVRGNPTRTAKEMCSVFTEKGLRSRFFVLDVDQEGARIKTSETNISMEADKCPALS is encoded by the coding sequence GTGTTGACCGTCATAGTGCCGGCGTCAAGTGCAAACATAGGGTCGGGCTTCGATTCCTTCGGCGTTGCCCTGTCTTTGTATAATAAATATCATTTGCTTGGATTATTGCCGGCGAAAAGATATGACATTGATACTGTTGGAGAAGGCGGAAAGGGGCTAGCATCGCCCGAGAGCAATCTGCTGATAAGGTCTTACGAAGCGGCCATGAAGAGATTCGATGTTCCTCTTGTCGGGCTTAAGCTCAGATCTTATAACGCTATTCCCCTCGCAAGGGGGCTTGGAAGCTCTGCCTCAGCGGTGGTGGGAGGCGTCATGTTGGCGAATGTAATAGGCAAGATCAATTTGCCGAAAGAGAAACTCCTTCCCATCATGGTTGAGCTGGAGGGGCATCCCGACAACGTAGTTCCCTCCTGTATTGGCGGTTTCGTGATAAGCTCTTGGGATGATAAAGATGTGAAATTCGTGCAATTACCGCCCTTCAGGGAGAAGGTGAAAGTGGTCGTAGCTGTGCCCGATGTGACTGTGGACACCAAACAGGCCCGAGAGGTGTTGCCCCGGGATGTCTCCCTTCAGGATGCCGTGTTCAACTTGAGCAGGGCTGCCCTCTTTGCAGCTTCATGGATGACGGGAAAACTGGAAAACTTGCCATGGGCTATGGAGGACAAGCTTCACCAGCCCTATAGGGCTAAGCTTTTCCCGGGAGGAGAGGAGATACTGGAACGCGTCAAATCCGCTCCGGGATGCCTTGGGGCCGCCATAAGCGGCTCCGGTCCGAGTGTCCTGGCCTTTGTTAGGGGAAATCCTACGCGAACGGCGAAGGAGATGTGCTCCGTCTTCACAGAGAAGGGCTTGAGATCTCGCTTTTTCGTCTTGGATGTCGATCAGGAGGGAGCCAGGATCAAAACCTCGGAAACGAACATCTCTATGGAGGCAGATAAATGTCCCGCCCTTTCGTAG